The following coding sequences lie in one Roseofilum casamattae BLCC-M143 genomic window:
- a CDS encoding glucose-1-phosphate adenylyltransferase, with the protein MKNVLGIVLGGGAGTRLYPLTKLRAKPAVPLAGKYRLIDIPISNCVNSEIFKIYVLTQFNSASLNRHITRAYSFSSFSEGFVEVLAAQQTPEDKTSWFEGTSDAVRKYLWLMDEWDVDEYLILSGDHLYRMDYRDFIHCHRDNNADITLSVVPIDEERASDFGLMKIDETGRIIDFSEKPKGDDLKKMAVDTTILGLSPEEAKKKPYIASMGIYVFKKEVMSKLLSENPDQKDFGKQVIPAAAAQNYRVQAYLFNDYWEDIGTIKAFYDANLALTEQPTPPFSFYNEAAPIYTRSRFLPPSKLLDAKVTESIVSEGCILKNCTITHSVLGVRSRVEANCIVQDSMLMGSDFYEPFAERQSGIQQGKVPVGIGEGSTIRGAIIDKNARIGRNVQIINKDHVTEAQKEEEGFYIRGGVVVIIKNVIIPDGTII; encoded by the coding sequence GTGAAAAATGTCTTAGGGATCGTTTTAGGGGGAGGTGCAGGAACCCGGCTGTACCCGTTAACAAAGCTGCGGGCCAAACCCGCCGTGCCATTAGCGGGTAAGTACCGCTTAATCGATATTCCCATTAGTAACTGTGTCAACTCCGAGATTTTCAAAATCTACGTTCTGACTCAATTTAATTCTGCTTCTCTCAACCGCCATATCACCCGCGCTTATAGCTTCTCCAGTTTCTCGGAAGGCTTCGTCGAAGTTCTGGCCGCTCAACAAACCCCAGAGGATAAAACCAGTTGGTTTGAAGGCACCTCAGACGCAGTACGCAAGTATCTGTGGTTAATGGATGAGTGGGATGTAGATGAATATCTCATTCTTTCTGGGGATCACCTCTATCGCATGGACTATCGCGACTTCATTCACTGCCATCGCGACAATAACGCGGATATTACCTTATCTGTGGTTCCCATTGATGAAGAGAGAGCCTCTGATTTTGGGTTGATGAAAATCGACGAGACGGGACGCATCATTGACTTTAGCGAGAAACCGAAAGGGGACGATCTCAAGAAAATGGCTGTGGATACTACCATTCTTGGGTTATCTCCAGAAGAGGCGAAGAAGAAACCTTATATCGCTTCAATGGGAATTTATGTCTTTAAAAAAGAAGTCATGAGTAAGTTGCTCAGCGAAAACCCCGACCAAAAAGACTTTGGAAAACAAGTGATTCCTGCGGCTGCGGCACAAAACTATCGCGTGCAAGCTTATCTGTTTAATGACTATTGGGAAGATATTGGAACGATTAAAGCCTTTTATGATGCCAACTTGGCCTTAACGGAACAGCCGACTCCTCCGTTTAGTTTTTACAATGAAGCGGCGCCGATTTACACGCGCTCTCGCTTCTTGCCTCCCTCCAAACTGTTGGATGCGAAAGTAACTGAGTCGATTGTCTCGGAAGGATGTATCCTCAAAAATTGCACGATTACTCATTCGGTATTGGGGGTGCGATCGCGAGTGGAAGCTAATTGTATTGTCCAAGATTCTATGCTGATGGGGTCGGATTTCTACGAACCTTTTGCCGAGCGTCAATCGGGCATTCAGCAAGGAAAAGTTCCTGTTGGTATTGGTGAAGGCAGTACGATCCGAGGCGCCATTATCGATAAGAATGCTCGCATCGGTCGCAATGTACAAATTATCAACAAAGACCATGTTACAGAAGCGCAGAAAGAAGAGGAAGGTTTCTACATTCGCGGTGGTGTGGTGGTGATTATTAAAAACGTGATAATTCCCGATGGAACGATAATTTAG
- a CDS encoding AAA family ATPase, whose product MNAPCQLIILIGLPGSGKSTLARQLLEAWPAYRWVSSDRIRAQLFGDEAVQGDWRSIWSEIRSQLSSALLDSPGAIYDATNAKRANRKEAIALGRELGFQLICGIWVRTPLHQCLQRNQQRDRQVPEQVILTMYRQLWGAPPALSEGMDRLLFYQPRIGLEKKE is encoded by the coding sequence ATGAATGCTCCGTGTCAGCTAATTATCTTAATTGGCCTCCCCGGAAGTGGAAAGTCTACTCTAGCTCGACAACTGCTAGAGGCTTGGCCGGCTTACCGGTGGGTCTCTAGCGATCGCATTCGCGCTCAATTATTCGGCGATGAAGCGGTGCAAGGAGACTGGCGATCGATCTGGAGTGAAATTCGATCGCAACTGTCCTCGGCGCTTTTAGACTCTCCTGGAGCGATCTATGATGCGACGAATGCGAAGCGCGCCAACCGTAAGGAGGCGATCGCATTAGGACGAGAATTAGGCTTTCAGCTCATCTGCGGGATCTGGGTGCGTACCCCTCTACACCAATGCCTTCAGCGCAACCAACAGCGCGATCGCCAGGTCCCAGAACAAGTTATATTAACCATGTATCGGCAACTCTGGGGCGCTCCCCCTGCCTTGAGTGAAGGAATGGATCGACTATTGTTTTATCAACCTAGAATCGGGTTAGAGAAGAAGGAATAG